Proteins encoded together in one Chitinophaga varians window:
- a CDS encoding FecR family protein, with amino-acid sequence MEQEALQRLLEKISDGTATDDEIASYLRYCEATEKAGERSLPRPDTEGVELRMLAAIHQRTGRRKPRRMVRYWYAAAAMLTGLIALVAYLKPERHAAKPAMATSVQQDIPAGTDKAVLTLANGKKITLGTADDEAVAQQAGLKVYRSDSGEIVYEATGAGSGFHEISTPRGGQYRVVLQDGSKVWLNAASSLRYPATFTGSTRTVELKGEAYFEIAGNARQPFIVHTPSQQVEVLGTHFNVNAYEDNAHTQTTLLEGRVRVSAGHNGVILNPGEQASLNHQGALSKAPADANAAVAWKNGYFIFNDTYLTEVLQQLSRWYNVEADFKAVPNMRYNGVIPRNVPLSKALEMLEFTGGVKFNVNNNIISVRH; translated from the coding sequence ATGGAACAGGAAGCACTACAGCGTTTATTGGAAAAAATCAGTGATGGCACGGCCACAGATGATGAAATAGCCTCGTATCTCCGGTATTGTGAAGCAACGGAGAAAGCAGGCGAACGCTCCCTGCCACGGCCCGATACGGAAGGCGTGGAGCTACGTATGCTGGCCGCCATCCATCAGCGCACCGGCAGGCGCAAGCCTCGCCGTATGGTGCGTTACTGGTATGCCGCAGCGGCCATGCTGACGGGCCTGATAGCCCTGGTGGCATACCTGAAACCGGAACGCCATGCTGCGAAGCCGGCGATGGCCACGTCGGTTCAGCAGGACATTCCCGCCGGTACGGACAAAGCGGTGCTCACCCTCGCAAACGGCAAAAAGATCACACTTGGAACAGCTGATGATGAAGCCGTGGCGCAACAGGCAGGGCTGAAGGTATACCGGAGCGACAGCGGCGAGATCGTCTACGAAGCCACCGGCGCGGGCAGCGGTTTCCATGAAATCAGCACGCCGCGCGGCGGACAATACCGGGTAGTACTGCAGGACGGCAGTAAAGTATGGCTGAACGCGGCTTCTTCCCTGCGTTATCCGGCTACCTTCACCGGCAGCACCCGCACGGTAGAATTGAAAGGGGAGGCCTATTTTGAAATTGCCGGCAATGCCCGTCAGCCTTTTATTGTACATACGCCTTCGCAACAGGTGGAAGTGCTGGGCACCCATTTTAATGTGAACGCGTATGAAGACAATGCACACACGCAGACAACTTTATTGGAAGGCCGCGTAAGAGTCAGCGCAGGTCATAACGGAGTTATATTAAATCCAGGAGAACAGGCCAGCCTCAACCACCAGGGCGCCCTGTCCAAAGCCCCGGCAGATGCGAATGCCGCGGTAGCCTGGAAAAACGGGTATTTTATTTTTAACGATACGTACCTCACGGAAGTATTGCAGCAACTGTCCCGCTGGTATAATGTGGAAGCAGATTTCAAAGCCGTTCCGAATATGCGCTACAACGGCGTCATTCCCCGGAATGTACCGTTGTCAAAGGCTCTGGAGATGCTCGAATTCACCGGCGGCGTCAAATTCAACGTGAACAATAATATCATCAGTGTCAGACATTAA